A part of Gadus morhua chromosome 17, gadMor3.0, whole genome shotgun sequence genomic DNA contains:
- the rtn3 gene encoding reticulon-3 isoform X3 — translation MDPMNQSAQISSSQGLADGQIAAPKESKMSDSFLSSSPVSLIQSPQDKRVVLGSDKPSEVVATSLRYSSQPGSFSPGNYGAEASSPDEQPDSPIKTSPVSERIKALEALAAKKKEPDFRNDGGFSHFRDRHIEKSPVEKFTPVEKFTPVEKFTPVEKFTPVEKTTPVEKTTPVEKVVPAPQKKGGSVNSESPESPFEVLGDLGQVNEFENTADWMRVHLPPAPDFDDAVDLRKDDRVSENDKTQKEKEAAIVIPCVPEAFTSVPDLLPIAPFKDPKLENKTEVPPKQPSAEEESEFDLRFLPTACVWEQENQSTKDPINPAHISSEAPAPPTGSESTSPPIPPLVVADAKQKDVEAAKTPCDQDMDPTEVPEVDSSGDSDDTVIEDGVSHPIIPESASSVPAPSKEPTPNAVSSGSSLPDEEKEKTPMRIERKLMQVPTINVIETDEPNYSDEEMEMEMEMEEEHDQRDEFVKDAAQESPRTPEPPPETTNTELANTRPLETEFMEGYSPPSSPVQSDSEYSPTHKLPKSEPDPVRQESTIKMHVLQNTSVDFPQTQPELSQISSSDNKNNNFSSFKTDMSFTKEDIELSESYDEWSDERQDILIKPDKIDITAKALPSIFNITDTKTDTDTKPGQIEALPPCKSSFMQDDLYERQSFDDEYDALPSSDDTPNQNYFDGNDQVPSSSDASQIHIEVLSANTTIYKAPKDVASSEEVSLLDDEPLPKPVGGQPSPREYPKDPYSSFGELPSLKESEDLKATSDLTTDTVKKIESIPRENTDTDDGPPTPDTTSDPESIEPDCSVSRATDSFVDFMKECLKSRQDPEPEDGHRDVKDEQPESEEHALQSPPTMVMDLEQEELTISALKELGSSQEEEDDELMEKTTFKPHSEIPARDKTGPGSTGVQQSSRSSTSTPLSPRARPTSESAYSKEVEAIDQWVAEAYYLAEHVLTAILTHLSVKDLIHWRDPKQSGVVFGVSLLVLLSLAAFSVISVVSYLLLALLCVTITFRIYKSVVQAVQKSGDGHPFKTMMDKDVSIPPETFRKHVDASLTYINRALKQMSRLFLVEDLVDSLKLAVGMWLLTYVGAVFNGITILILADILLFAVPPIYEKNKTQIDQYIDVVRTQVNSTMAKLQEKLPGSMKRSKTE, via the exons ATGGATCCAATGAATCAATCCGCCCAGATCTCGTCGTCGCAGGGACTCGCCGATGGACAGATTGCTGCTCCCAAAGAGTCTAAAATGTCCG aTTCCTTTCTTTCCTCTTCGCCTGTATCTCTCATTCAGTCTCCTCAAG ACAAGAGAGTGGTTCTTGGCTCTGACAAGCCTTCCGAAGTTGTGGCCACCTCCCTTCGTTACTCATCTCAGCCTGGCTCCTTTTCACCTGGTAACTATGGGGCTGAAGCCAGCTCGCCTGACGAACAGCCAGACTCGCCGATCAAGACGTCCCCTGTTTCAGAGAGAATAAAGGCTTTGGAGGCACTAGCTGCCAAGAAAAAGGAACCCGACTTCAGAAACGATGGTGGCTTTTCTCACTTCAGAGACCGTCATATTGAGAAGTCCCCAGTGGAGAAGTTTACCCCAGTGGAGAAGTTTACCCCAGTGGAGAAGTTTACCCCAGTGGAGAAGTTTACCCCAGTGGAGAAGACCACCCCAGTGGAGAAGACCACCCCAGTGGAGAAGGTCGTGCCCGCTCCTCAGAAGAAAGGAGGTTCTGTCAACTCGGAGTCACCAGAATCTCCCTTCGAAGTGCTTGGAGATTTAGGCCAGGTCAATGAATTTGAAAACACTGCAGACTGGATGAGGGTCCATTTACCTCCAGCTCCGGACTTCGACGATGCCGTAGATTTGCGCAAAGATGACCGTGTTTCTGAAAACGATAAGACGCAAAAAGAGAAGGAGGCAGCCATAGTCATACCATGTGTACCTGAAGCCTTTACAAGTGTCCCTGATTTGTTGCCCATAGCACCTTTCAAAGATCCTAAATTGGAAAACAAAACTGAAGTGCCACCAAAACAGCCAAGCGCTGAAGAGGAATCAGAGTTTGATCTGAGATTTTTACCAACGGCCTGCGTGTGGGAACAGGAAAACCAGAGTACCAAGGATCCAATAAACCCTGCCCATATTTCATCTGAAGCCCCTGCCCCTCCCACAGGATCTGAGTCCACATCCCCTCCCATTCCCCCGCTTGTTGTTGCTGATGCTAAGCAGAAGGATGTGGAGGCCGCCAAGACCCCATGTGATCAGGACATGGATCCAACTGAGGTGCCAGAGGTGGACAGCTCGGGGGATTCTGATGATACTGTAATTGAGGATGGTGTCTCGCACCCCATAATCCCCGAGTCAGCTTCCTCGGTTCCTGCTCCCTCAAAAGAGCCTACCCCTAATGCTGTGTCGTCCGGTTCCTCCCTCCCTGATGAAGAAAAGGAGAAGACGCCAATGAGAATTGAGAGAAAGCTAATGCAGGTACCGACCATTAACGTCATTGAGACTGATGAACCAAATTATAGTGACGAGGAAATGGaaatggagatggagatggaggaagaaCATGATCAGAGAGATGAGTTTGTGAAAGACGCAGCCCAAGAGTCTCCAAGAACTCCCGAACCACCGCCAGAAACCACTAACACAGAACTTGCTAACACACGGCCATTAGAAACTGAGTTCATGGAAGGCTActctcctccatcttccccCGTGCAATCAGATTCTGAAtactcccccacacacaaattacCCAAATCTGAACCTGATCCAGTCCGACAAGAATCCACGATAAAGATGCATGTTTTACAGAATACCTCTGTCGATTTTCCTCAAACCCAACCTGAATTATCTCAGATCAGCTCCTCggacaacaaaaacaataactttTCCTCCTTCAAGACTGATATGTCTTTTACAAAAGAAGATATTGAGTTATCGGAAAGCTACGATGAATGGTCTGATGAACGGCAAGACATTCTCATTAAACCCGACAAGATCGACATAACCGCTAAGGCTTTGCCTAGCATCTTTAATATAACCGATACAAAGACGGATACAGATACTAAACCAGGCCAGATTGAAGCTCTGCCCCCTTGCAAATCAAGCTTTATGCAGGATGACTTGTATGAAAGGCAGTCGTTTGATGATGAATACGATGCATTGCCTTCTTCGGATGACACACCTAACCAGAATTACTTTGATGGCAATGATCAGGTGCCTTCCTCCTCGGATGCATCACAAATCCATATTGAAGTGCTGTCTGCAAATACCACAATCTACAAGGCCCCCAAAGATGTTGCAAGCTCCGAAGAGGTCAGTTTGCTGGATGACGAGCCACTCCCAAAGCCAGTTGGAGGCCAGCCATCCCCGAGAGAATATCCAAAAGACCCGTATTCTTCTTTTGGCGAACTACCTTCCCTCAAGGAGTCGGAGGATTTGAAAGCGACCAGTGACCTCACCACGGACACCGTAAAAAAGATTGAGTCCATTCCACGggagaacacagacacagatgatGGTCCCCCCACACCGGACACCACTAGCGACCCGGAAAGCATCGAGCCAGACTGCTCcgtttccagagccaccgataGCTTTGTCGACTTCATGAAAGAGTGCTTGAAATCAAGACAAGACCCGGAGCCGGAAGACGGCCATCGCGATGTTAAGGATGAGCAACCCGAAAGCGAGGAGCATGCCCTGCAGTCTCCGCCGACAATGGTGATGGACCTCGAGCAAGAGGAGCTTACAATAAGCGCTCTGAAAGAGTTGGGCAGTagtcaggaggaagaggacgatgaGCTCATGGAGAAgaccacatttaaacctcaCAGTGAGATCCCTGCTCGGGACAAAACGGGCCCAGGGTCAACTGGCGTTCAGCAGTCGTCTCGCAGCTCAACTTCCACCCCTCTGTCTCCACGAGCCAGACCCACGTCAGAGAGCGCATATTCCAAAGAGGTAGAGGCCATTGACCAGTGGGTGGCCGAGGCGTACTATCTTGCCGAGCATGTCTTGACGGCAATACTAACGCACTTATCAG TCAAGGACCTGATCCACTGGCGGGACCCCAAGCAGTCGGGCGTGGTGTTTGGCGTGtccctgctggtgctgctgtcccTGGCGGCCTTCAGTGTGATCAGCGTGGTCTCCTacctgctgctggccctgcTCTGCGTCACCATCACCTTCCGCATCTACAAGTCGGTGGTGCAGGCTGTGCAGAAGTCCGGGGACGGACACCCCTTCAA GACTATGATGGATAAGGATGTCAGCATCCCCCCAGAGACCTTCCGCAAGCACGTTGACGCCAGTCTGACCTACATCAACCGCGCCCTCAAGCAGATGAGCCGCCTCTTCCTGGTCGAGGACCTGGTCGACTCCCTGAAG cttgcTGTGGGCATGTGGCTGCTGACCTACGTTGGAGCGGTCTTCAACGGAATCACCATCCTCATTCTCG CTGACATTCTCCTCTTCGCTGTCCCTCCCATCTACGAGAAGAACAAG aCCCAGATCGATCAGTACATCGATGTCGTGCGCACTCAAGTCAACTCCACAATGGCCAA GTTGCAAGAGAAGCTTCCAGGCTCCATGAAGCGCAGCAAAACCGAATAA
- the rtn3 gene encoding reticulon-3 isoform X2 yields the protein MDPMNQSAQISSSQGLADGQIAAPKESKMSVKDLIHWRDPKQSGVVFGVSLLVLLSLAAFSVISVVSYLLLALLCVTITFRIYKSVVQAVQKSGDGHPFKTMMDKDVSIPPETFRKHVDASLTYINRALKQMSRLFLVEDLVDSLKLAVGMWLLTYVGAVFNGITILILADILLFAVPPIYEKNKTQIDQYIDVVRTQVNSTMAKLQEKLPGSMKRSKTE from the exons ATGGATCCAATGAATCAATCCGCCCAGATCTCGTCGTCGCAGGGACTCGCCGATGGACAGATTGCTGCTCCCAAAGAGTCTAAAATGTCCG TCAAGGACCTGATCCACTGGCGGGACCCCAAGCAGTCGGGCGTGGTGTTTGGCGTGtccctgctggtgctgctgtcccTGGCGGCCTTCAGTGTGATCAGCGTGGTCTCCTacctgctgctggccctgcTCTGCGTCACCATCACCTTCCGCATCTACAAGTCGGTGGTGCAGGCTGTGCAGAAGTCCGGGGACGGACACCCCTTCAA GACTATGATGGATAAGGATGTCAGCATCCCCCCAGAGACCTTCCGCAAGCACGTTGACGCCAGTCTGACCTACATCAACCGCGCCCTCAAGCAGATGAGCCGCCTCTTCCTGGTCGAGGACCTGGTCGACTCCCTGAAG cttgcTGTGGGCATGTGGCTGCTGACCTACGTTGGAGCGGTCTTCAACGGAATCACCATCCTCATTCTCG CTGACATTCTCCTCTTCGCTGTCCCTCCCATCTACGAGAAGAACAAG aCCCAGATCGATCAGTACATCGATGTCGTGCGCACTCAAGTCAACTCCACAATGGCCAA GTTGCAAGAGAAGCTTCCAGGCTCCATGAAGCGCAGCAAAACCGAATAA
- the rtn3 gene encoding reticulon-3 isoform X1, with translation MDPMNQSAQISSSQGLADGQIAAPKESKMSDSFLSSSPVSLIQSPQVKDLIHWRDPKQSGVVFGVSLLVLLSLAAFSVISVVSYLLLALLCVTITFRIYKSVVQAVQKSGDGHPFKTMMDKDVSIPPETFRKHVDASLTYINRALKQMSRLFLVEDLVDSLKLAVGMWLLTYVGAVFNGITILILADILLFAVPPIYEKNKTQIDQYIDVVRTQVNSTMAKLQEKLPGSMKRSKTE, from the exons ATGGATCCAATGAATCAATCCGCCCAGATCTCGTCGTCGCAGGGACTCGCCGATGGACAGATTGCTGCTCCCAAAGAGTCTAAAATGTCCG aTTCCTTTCTTTCCTCTTCGCCTGTATCTCTCATTCAGTCTCCTCAAG TCAAGGACCTGATCCACTGGCGGGACCCCAAGCAGTCGGGCGTGGTGTTTGGCGTGtccctgctggtgctgctgtcccTGGCGGCCTTCAGTGTGATCAGCGTGGTCTCCTacctgctgctggccctgcTCTGCGTCACCATCACCTTCCGCATCTACAAGTCGGTGGTGCAGGCTGTGCAGAAGTCCGGGGACGGACACCCCTTCAA GACTATGATGGATAAGGATGTCAGCATCCCCCCAGAGACCTTCCGCAAGCACGTTGACGCCAGTCTGACCTACATCAACCGCGCCCTCAAGCAGATGAGCCGCCTCTTCCTGGTCGAGGACCTGGTCGACTCCCTGAAG cttgcTGTGGGCATGTGGCTGCTGACCTACGTTGGAGCGGTCTTCAACGGAATCACCATCCTCATTCTCG CTGACATTCTCCTCTTCGCTGTCCCTCCCATCTACGAGAAGAACAAG aCCCAGATCGATCAGTACATCGATGTCGTGCGCACTCAAGTCAACTCCACAATGGCCAA GTTGCAAGAGAAGCTTCCAGGCTCCATGAAGCGCAGCAAAACCGAATAA
- the men1 gene encoding menin — MGLHSAQKKHFPLRGIDGVFQLFETELRKPEPDLALLSLVLGFVEHFLAVNRVIPINVPGVQFEPLEPDCPNSCFPTVELGMISALHERFTAQIRGAVDLSQYRHPAGGSSRELVKKVSDVIWNSLSRSYFKDRAHIQSLFSLITGTKLDSSGVAFAVVAACQVLGLRDVHLGLSEDHAWVIFGKNGEETAEVTWHGKGNEDRRGQTITTGVNEKSWLYLKGSYMKCNRNMEVAFMVCAINPSLDLHTDSSELLQLQQKLLWLLYDRGDLERYPMAMGTLADLEDQEPIPGKESPIKIHLKAVGSAQKYYNNEHIYPFMYLAGFHYRHRNVRDALGAWAEAAQVMQEYNYFREDEEIYKEFFDIANDVIPTLLKETATESTGEEGEESDKDQPRQAAVFSALQDAECFAHLLRFYDGICKWEEGSPTPVLHVGWATYLVQSLSRFDSQIRQKVSIITKEPDSQDEDDQSSDDPREGRRRGPRRESRLEEQQQGLPSLPSSGAASPPGPLPSAPPKKAAEVGGRRRSSHQGAPRAVDAEGKAKSPRSPSSSNPSSPPPSAQPQGSLGGPVVVFQSEKMKGMKGLLCAAKVNSSAIKLQLTAQSQVQMKRQKSTPAGDYSMSFLKRQRKSL; from the exons ATGGGGCTTCATTCGGCCCAGAAAAAACACTTCCCATTGCGGGGGATCGACGGAGTGTTCCAGCTGTTTGAGACCGAGCTCCGGAAGCCTGAGCCTGACCTGGCCCTTCTGTCCCTTGTGCTTGGCTTTGTGGAGCACTTCCTGGCGGTGAACCGGGTCATCCCCATCAACGTGCCCGGGGTCCAGTTCGAGCCCCTCGAGCCGGACTGCCCGAACTCTTGCTTCCCGACGGTGGAGCTGGGCATGATCTCGGCGCTGCACGAGCGCTTCACGGCCCAGATCCGCGGCGCGGTGGACCTCTCTCAGTACCGGCACCCGGCCGGGGGCTCCAGCCGGGAGCTGGTGAAGAAGGTGTCGGACGTCATCTGGAACAGTCTGAGTCGCTCCTACTTCAAGGACCGCGCCCATATCCAGTCTCTTTTTAGCCTCATCACTG GAACCAAGCTGGACAGCTCCGGCGTGGCGTTTGCGGTGGTGGCGGCCTGCCAGGTACTGGGGCTGCGGGACGTGCACCTCGGGCTGTCGGAGGACCACGCCTGGGTGATCTTCGGGAAGAACGGGGAGGAGACCGCCGAAGTCACCTGGCACGGCAAGGGCAACGAGGACCGACGCGGTCAAACCATCACCACCGGAGTCAACGAAAAG AGCTGGCTTTACCTCAAAGGCTCGTACATGAAGTGTAACCGAAACATGGAGGTGGCCTTCATGGTGTGTGCCATCAACCCTTCGCTGGACCTGCACACGGACAGCTCTGAGCTATTGCAGCTCCAGCAG AAACTCCTGTGGTTGCTCTATGACCGAGGAGACCTGGAAAG ATACCCCATGGCCATGGGAACCCTGGCTGATCTGGAGGACCAGGAACCCATCCCCGGCAAGGAGAGCCCCATCAAGATCCACCTCAAG GCGGTGGGTTCGGCTCAGAAGTACTACAACAACGAGCACATCTACCCCTTCATGTACCTGGCGGGCTTCCACTACAGGCACCGCAACGTGCGCGACGCGCTCGGGGCCTGGGCCGAGGCTGCGCAGGTCATGCAAGA ATACAACTACTTCCGCGAGGACGAGGAGATCTACAAGGAGTTCTTCGACATCGCCAACGACGTCATCCCCACCCTGCTGAAGGAGACGGCCACCGAGAGCaccggggaggagggagaggaatcGGACAAG gACCAACCCCGCCAAGCCGCCGTGTTCTCGGCCCTGCAGGACGCCGAGTGCTTCGCCCACCTGCTGCGCTTCTACGACGGCATCTGTAAGTGGGAGGAGGGCAGCCCCACGCCCGTGCTCCATGTGGGATGGGCCACCTACCTGGTGCAGTCGCTCAGCCGCTTCGACTCACAG atccgCCAGAAGGTGTCCATCATCACCAAGGAGCCCGATTCCCAGGACGAGGACGACCAGTCCAGTGACGACCCCCGGGAGGGCCGGCGGCGGGGGCCCCGTCGCGAGTCCCgcctggaggagcagcagcagggcctcccctccctgccttccTCGGGGGCCGCGTCCCCGCCGGGCCCCCTGCCCTCCGCCCCGCCCAAGAAGGCGGCGGAGGTCGGGGGCCGGCGGCGATCGTCCCACCAGGGGGCCCCCCGTGCGGTGGACGCGGAGGGCAAGGCCAAATCGCCCCGCAGCCCGTCGTCGTCTAACCCCTCGTCGCCGCCCCCCTCGGCCCAGCCACAAGggtccctggggggccccgTGGTGGTCTTCCAGAGCGAGAAGATGAAGGGCATGAAGGGGCTCCTGTGCGCGGCGAAGGTCAACTCCAGTGCCATCAAGCTGCAGCTCACGGCCCAGTCGCAGGTCCAGATGAAGAGGCAGAAGAGCACCCCCGCCGGGGACTACTCCATGTCCTTCCTGAAGCGCCAGCGCAAGTCCCTCTGA